GATGACATTGCCCACATGGTCTTTAAAAGTTTCAAGATTGAGTGACTTCCCAAAGTTTAACATGAATTCTATAACACGTTCCTCTTTTTTGGACGGACGTGGTACGGCATTCAAATCTGCAAATTTATTCCAGACCTCCTTGGGTTGTAATTCTCTTATAGCTTCGTTCATGTGATGTTATATTTTTGCAAAAATACGGAGTCAAAAATTGGTATGGACGATATTTGGTTAATTTTGGCTTTATAACCTTATATAATTGAGAAATCATTTAATTGGGTAGGCCTGTTTCAAGTAAAAACTGCGTATTGAAAAACAAATTAAGAAATGGTATTGCATTAAGTTTACTTCCACAAATTCTAATAGTGGCTTGGCTTGGTGGTAACCCGGAAATTGTAGAAACATATTATAGTAATGGTATCTACCCGGTAATCAGTCAGTTTTTTAGAATTCTCTTTGGATGGGTTCCTTTTTCGGTTGGTGAAATTATTTACGTACTACTCATTGTTCTCGGTATTAGGTATGTGTACGTGAACCGATTGAAAATTAAAAAACGACCTCTTCAGTTTTTACGAAATGTAGTGGTTGTCCTTTCCGTATTTTATTTCACCTTCAATCTGGTTTGGGGATTGAATTATTACAGAAAGCCAATTGCCAAAAACTTTGCTATCCGGGATAGTGTTACTACACAAGAGGTGATAGACTTAGCAGAAAAATTGATTATCAAAACGAATAGACTTCAATTTGAATTGACCTCGGATAGTACAAAGAGAGTGCAAATACCCTATACCGGCAGCGAAATTTTTGATAAAACTATGCAAGGGTACCAGCAATTAGAGGGAGAGGTGCCGTTTTTAAAATATGAACATCAAAGTTTAAAAAAATCAATGTTCAGTGCATTATCTAGTTATATGGGTATTGGAGGGTATTTAAATCCGTTTACGAACGAAGCGCAGGTAAATGCGCTAACTCCAGTATTTCGGTTTCCTGTGGTAAGTGGGCACGAAGCCGGGCATCAAGTAGGGTATGCTAAAGAGAATGAAACCAATTTTATTGGGTATTTGGTGACCGTAAAAAATAAGGACCGTTATTTTCAATATTCAGCTTCAGCCTATGCGCTAAGTCATTGTTTAAGTGCTATACGACGTTCGGACAAGACTAAATTTGATGAGTTGTATGCGAAGGTTAATCTTGGAGTGCAGGAGAATTACCGAGAACTTTATGAGCATAATATGGAGTACATAAATCCTTTTGAGCCTATTTTTAAATCTATCTTTAATACCTTTTTAAAAGCAAATCAGCAGAAAGATGG
This genomic interval from Zobellia roscoffensis contains the following:
- a CDS encoding DUF3810 domain-containing protein; translated protein: MKNKLRNGIALSLLPQILIVAWLGGNPEIVETYYSNGIYPVISQFFRILFGWVPFSVGEIIYVLLIVLGIRYVYVNRLKIKKRPLQFLRNVVVVLSVFYFTFNLVWGLNYYRKPIAKNFAIRDSVTTQEVIDLAEKLIIKTNRLQFELTSDSTKRVQIPYTGSEIFDKTMQGYQQLEGEVPFLKYEHQSLKKSMFSALSSYMGIGGYLNPFTNEAQVNALTPVFRFPVVSGHEAGHQVGYAKENETNFIGYLVTVKNKDRYFQYSASAYALSHCLSAIRRSDKTKFDELYAKVNLGVQENYRELYEHNMEYINPFEPIFKSIFNTFLKANQQKDGIKSYSKIVELMVGYHEKYPL